ACGAACGCGGGCGTCGCGATCGCCGGTTCCTACCCGGTCATGATGGTCGTGCGGGTACTGGCGGCGCTCGCGGCCGCCGTGTTCACCCCCGCCTGCTCGGCCACCGCGGCCGTCCTCGCCGACGATGGCCGGCGCGGCCGGGCGCTGGCCACGGTCGCCGCCGGCGTCAGCCTGTCCACCGCGCTCGGGGTGCCGCTCGGTGCGCTGGTCGGCGCCGCGTTCGGGTGGCGGGTGACCTTCCTGGCCATCGCCGTGCTCGCCGCACTCGCCACGGCCGGGCTCGCCCTGCTGCTGCCCAGCGTGCAGACACCGCCGGCCACCGGGTTGCGCGCCCGAATCGCGGTCGCCCGGACCCGCGGCGTGCCCACCGCGCTCGGTCTCACGGTGCTGTGGATCGCCGGGGCGTTCACCGTGCTGACCTACATCAACCCGGTGCTCGGTGACCTCGCCGGGGTGCGCGGGTCCGGGCTGGCCGTGTGGTTGCTGGTGTTCGGGGTGGCCGCGGTCGCGGGCAATGCCGTGGGCGGGCGCGCGGCCGACGGGTACCCGGCGACCTCGCTGGCCGTGGTGACCACGGCTGGGCTCGCCCTCGCGCTGACTACCTTCGGCGTGCTCGCCTCGCTCGGGGTGCACGGGCGCACGGGCATGGTTGCCGCTGCGGTGGTGCTCGCGGTGTGGGGGGTGTTCGGGTGGGCGTTCATGCCGGTCCAGCAGCACCGGCTGGTCGAGCTGGCCGCCGGGGACGCCGGGGTGGTGCTCTCGCTCAGCGCCAGCGCGACCTACATCGGCATCTCGCTGGGCGGGTTCGCCGGTTCGCTCGCGCTCACCTCGGGTGGCGTCGCCGCGGTGGGCTGGACCGCGGGAGCCATCGAGTCGTGCGCCGTGCTGGCCGCGGTCGCCATCGCGGTGGCGCACCGCCGGGTACGGGGTGTCCGGGCCGCGGCCTCGGGTATGGACACCGCGACTTCACCTACTCGGTAGTAGCTTACTCGCGGTAGGTTGAGGTAGGGTCCGGCCATGGCCAACGTCAAAGGCAAGGTCGTGCTCATCACCGGA
The sequence above is a segment of the Amycolatopsis viridis genome. Coding sequences within it:
- a CDS encoding MFS transporter, which encodes MTLSSTRPVLVLLALGLFAIGTDGYVITSLLPDVGHALGVSDSAAGQLITVFALAYAVGAPVLGVLTGGLPRRPLLIGSLAVFALTNAGVAIAGSYPVMMVVRVLAALAAAVFTPACSATAAVLADDGRRGRALATVAAGVSLSTALGVPLGALVGAAFGWRVTFLAIAVLAALATAGLALLLPSVQTPPATGLRARIAVARTRGVPTALGLTVLWIAGAFTVLTYINPVLGDLAGVRGSGLAVWLLVFGVAAVAGNAVGGRAADGYPATSLAVVTTAGLALALTTFGVLASLGVHGRTGMVAAAVVLAVWGVFGWAFMPVQQHRLVELAAGDAGVVLSLSASATYIGISLGGFAGSLALTSGGVAAVGWTAGAIESCAVLAAVAIAVAHRRVRGVRAAASGMDTATSPTR